The following are encoded in a window of Cryptococcus neoformans var. neoformans B-3501A chromosome 13, whole genome shotgun sequence genomic DNA:
- a CDS encoding hypothetical protein (HMMPfam hit to RasGEF, RasGEF domain, score: 172.4, E(): 9e-49; HMMPfam hit to RasGEF_N, Guanine nucleotide exchange factor for Ras-like GTPases; N-terminal motif, score: 38.2, E(): 2.3e-08) yields the protein MSTWDHGFLRSSHATRFVSFVQLLTVCPSVLPSHQLSCLSSFLLPTRTKVDSSPRAQIPFATRCLTDAMTDRQSTPTSPISASPKFSHAQAIHDFDPSLLASTSSSNSNLYLSFKAGEIIRVHVRDPTGWWDGEITSKVAADNDGRTLRRGWFPSNYIREIEWDPTHRRSESSMSVTSPKSPYKGTHSRHGSVASHQSNASSSSISQILTSPRTDIAPLPAAFQILIQPIVQSLSLLDTAIHNNRKSHIQPSTACVISAIRAALSQTDCLSKESRTLMSWPVLAKERKVVLVELSRLVGCARTASGMTESAGDSSPGGEMEDMEELAKSARGVFQSVKRFLNLAHQCGVQVTLDTQNEGVPMSVSSSSSSEIASVSALVNAPAKSRASPGSNARLQETFQKRVASIGDLRAAKQRSESPPPLPTGSSQSSKHAHTRTASKANTPISASFSDVSSPISSRPFEHRIQGSMDSVFSHGSTATSEDTHSPWEDRTSVSTAAVQPSTPCGNSIADIHLRISYAEDTLLSIIAAFIGHIHSHHIHSHPSSHSTLIEMTRETIDAVRTLLTAVETVGRNTCIRSKRPKEIESLRVAKDRLYDVAGRLVESAEIVANAPFEEVVEEGYEKEKAGLLGAATGTLRAGTECVRLVRICVPEDETIHFNDTPKQSAPTASGGRQQLTPRINFDNPVMERDRTVGVRGPHTLSSLHRKATSLDHLQKRFMEDGGMVQGRFYGALQNESRQEDEEEEEEVIDEKEEDMTARPSQGVTFPPSPDPSSQEVQLYPTPRPRRPSGELLRGFSETGRRGPRVRSTSLSTSPTPRIGHMGHRSPSKSADLDKFTSGEDLKLGTDAKPREAGEAKDRWEASGNVTAASSRLSMFTSVSSLPSLTHTDSSAKSASENGDQSTPVKNRKSPHESLRVVIPKGISNQMSELSLQNPAEESVSTAGSSTTLKTLTSRPPVLRTQTSPMPVPVGDISYLIRSPTYSPADITYNPDGNMVGASLAVLVEKMTPHDGPVDSSFSATFFYTFRLFTTPVDLLEAVQERWFISPPEELLLSEKDEAVWREAKVLPIRIRIFNFLRTWLEFHWQPEVDNVILNDLEKFGREEMAGSLPVMGERLINLVQRKKDGGEDEKRKRESMNGPTSASSATLHPPAVSGLPPTPIISKNLHSLLKKSTAASSSSSSSSTHIHITEFDTLELARQLTIIVSKMFRQLEPEELLMTGKKTVPELKALSTHSNQVTGWVADSILNEGDAKRRAGLLKFFIKLADKCLLINNFFTMFAVLGGLNSSTILRLKKTWDALSVKYKILIERLRGIIEHTKNHAAYRARLRQAPTPCLPFLGLILTDITFTSDGNPTTRPSNSAPDLMLINYDKFAKLGKIAIEFRRYQEPFNFHELEAVQTFLHTVLTERGSGSIDALYRKSCRVPKNYVPMSKNQIG from the exons ATGTCCACGTGGGATCATGGATTTCTCCGCAGCAGCCACGCGACGCGGTTTGTTTCGTTCGTACAGTTGTTGACAGTGTGTCCTTCcgttcttccttcccaccaACTTTCCtgcctttcttccttcctccttcctaCCCGGACTAAAGTCGACTCATCCCCCCGCGCTCAAATTCCATTCGCCACCCGATGCCTCACC GACGCGATGACGGACCGACAGTCAACACCAACGTCTCCCATATCAGCATCTCCAAAGTTCTCGCACGCCCAGGCCATACATGACTTTgatccctctctccttgcttccacctcctcttcaaactcAAATCTGTACCTTAGCTTCAAGGCCGGAGAAATTATCAGAGTCCATGTACGCGATCCGACCGGTTGGTGGGACGGAGAAATTACGAGTAAGGTCGCTGCCGACAATGACGGGAGAACACtaagaagaggatggtttCCGAGCAACTACATAAGGGAAATCGAGTGGGACCCT ACGCACAGGCGATCCGAATCGAGCATGTCCGTAACGAGTCCCAAATCGCCATACAAGGGTACCCATTCTCGGCACGGTTCCGTCGCTTCTCATCAATCTAAtgcttccagctcttccatctcccagaTTCTCACTTCCCCTCGTACGGACATTGCACCCCTACCAGCAGCTTTCCAAATCCTCATACAACCTATTGTCCAATCGCTGTCTCTGCTGGACACGGCTATACACAACAACCGCAAGTCACATATCCAACCATCTACGGCCTGTGTTATCTCCGCTATCAGAGCAGCACTGTCCCAAACAGACTGCTTGAGCAAAGAATCGCGAACGCTGATGTCATGGCCGGTCTTGGCCAAGGAACGAAAAGTAGTGCTTGTAGAGCTGTCTAGGCTAGTAGGATGTGCACGCACTGCAAGTGGGATGACGGAGTCGGCGGGTGATTCTAGCCCtggaggagagatggaagacaTGGAAGAACTCGCCAAATCCGCCCGAGGTGTTTTTCAAAGTGTCAAACGGTTCCTCAACCTTGCACATCAATGCGGTGTTCAAGTAACCCTAGACACACAGAACGAAGGTGTGCCCATGTCCGTgtcatcgtcttcatcaagTGAGATCGCCTCAGTGTCGGCTCTAGTCAATGCTCCCGCCAAATCCAGAGCATCACCGGGGAGCAATGCTCGTCTTCAAGAGACGTTTCAAAAACGTGTCGCGAGTATCGGCGATTTACGCGCAGCCAAACAACGTTCGGAAAGTCCACCTCCCCTCCCGACTGGCTCTTCGCAATCATCAAAACACGCCCACACCCGAACTGCGTCCAAGGCTAACACCCCCATTTCTGCATCCTTTTCAGATGTCTCCTCCCCTATATCTTCCCGACCATTCGAACATCGGATCCAGGGCAGTATGGATAGTGTCTTTAGCCACGGTAGCACGGCTACTTCTGAAGATACGCATTCCCCATGGGAAGATCGGACATCTGTTTCTACCGCTGCCGTACAACCGTCAACGCCCTGTGGCAACTCTATCGCTGACATTCATTTGCGCATCTCATACGCTGAAGAtacccttctctccatcattGCCGCCTTCATCGGCCATATCCATTCTCATCACATCCACtcacacccttcttcccattctACGCTGATTGAAATGACCCGTGAGACCATCGATGCCGTCCGCACTCTCCTCACCGCAGTCGAAACAGTCGGTCGTAACACATGTATCCGGTCCAAGCGGCCCAAGGAAATTGAAAGTCTTCGTGTCGCCAAAGATCGCCTTTACGATGTTGCAGGACGGTTAGTGGAGAGTGCAGAGATCGTAGCAAATGCGCCgtttgaagaagtggtggaggaagggtacgaaaaggaaaaggccggATTGTTGGGTGCGGCCACAGGGACTCTGAGAGCCGGAACAGAGTGTGTGCGACTAGTAAGGATATGCGTACCGGAAGATGAGACTATCCACTTCAACGATACCCCTAAACAAAGTGCCCCAACCGCCTCTGGTGGTAGACAGCAGCTTACCCCAAGAATAAATTTCGATAACCCCGTCATGGAAAGAGATAGAACTGTTGGCGTCAGAGGTCCACATACATTGTCCAGTTTGCATCGAAAAGCGACAAGTCTGGATCATCTGCAAAAGAGGTTtatggaagatggagggaTGGTTCAGGGGCGATTTTACGGTGCACTGCAAAATGAATCTAGACaagaggacgaagaagaggaagaggaagttatcgatgagaaggaggaagatatGACAGCGCGACCTTCTCAGGGCGTCACGTTCCCT CCAAGCCCCGATCCCTCCTCTCAAGAAGTCCAACTGTACCCCACTCCCCGTCCCCGTCGTCCGTCTGGCGAGCTCCTCCGTGGCTTCTCCGAAACAGGCCGTCGCGGTCCCAGAGTTCGTTCAACGAGTCTCTCAACTTCGCCTACCCCCCGCATCGGGCATATGGGTCACCGTTCACCTTCCAAATCTGCGGATTTGGACAAGTTTACAAGCGGTGAGGATCTCAAGCTCGGTACGGATGCGAAGCCCAGAGAAGCTGGGGAGGCCAAGGATAGATGGGAAGCAAGTGGGAATGTGACGGCGGCCTCGAGCCGATTATCGATGTTCACTTCGGTCTCTTCTTTACCCTCTCTCACCCATACAGACTCCTCTGCCAAGTCTGCTTCCGAAAATGGTGATCAGAGTACGCCTGTAAAGAACCGAAAGTCGCCTCATGAATCATTACGAGTCGTTATCCCTAAGGGTATATCCAATCAAATGTCAGAGCTATCACTTCAGAATCCTGCCGAGGAGTCTGTTTCTACTGCTGGTTCGAGTACAACTCTGAAAACATTAACTTCCCGCCCACCTGTCCTCCGTACTCAAACATCCCCGATGCCAGTACCTGTGGGCGATATCTCTTACCTCATTCGATCTCCTACGTACTCGCCTGCCGATATCACATATAATCCCGATGGAAATATGGTGGGCGCCTCATTGGCGGTATTGGTAGAGAAGATGACACCGCACGATGGACCTGTCGATTCTAGCTTCAGCGCCACCTTTTTCTACACCTTTAGGTTATTCACCACTCCCGTGGATCTGTTGGAGGCTGTACAAGAACGATGGTTCATCTCCCCTCCCGAAGAACTATTGTTGAGTGAAAAGGACGAAGCTGTCTGGAGGGAGGCCAAGGTCTTACCGATCCGCATAAGGatcttcaacttcctccGTACATGGCTTGAATTTCACTGGCAGCCCGAGGTGGATAATGTCATCCTCAATGACTTGGAAAAGtttggaagggaagaaatggcTGGTAGTCTGCCGGTGATGGGTGAACGCTTAATCAACCTGgtgcagaggaagaaggacggtggagaggatgagaagaggaagagggaatcTATGAATGGTCCAACTTCGGCTAGCTCAGCTACTCTCCATCCACCTGCCGTCAGCGGTCTCCCACCTAcccccatcatctccaagaACCTCCATTCGCTCCTAAAAAAATCGACAGCCgcgtcctcttcctcctcttcgtcttctacCCATATCCATATCACCGAATTCGACACGCTTGAGCTCGCCCGTCAGTTAACGATCATCGTCTCCAAGATGTTCCGCCAACTCGAGCCTGAAGAATTGTTGATGACAGGGAAAAAGACGGTACCAGAGCTGAAAGCGTTGAGCACGCATTCAAATCAGGTGACAGGCTGGGTGGCGGATAGTATTTTGAATGAGGGAGATGCGAAGCGAAGAGCGGGGTTGTTGAAGTTTTTCATCAAGCTGGCTGAT AAATGCCTGTTGATCAACAATTTTTTTACGATGTTTGCGGTGCTTGGAGGGCTGAATAGCAGTACTATTCTGAGGTTGAAAAAAACTTGGGAT GCTTTGTCGGTAAAGTATAAGATCTTGATTGAAAGGTTACGTGGAATCATCGAGCATACCAAG AATCATGCAGCCTACCGCGCTCGTTTGAGGCAAGCTCCGACTCCTTGTTTGCCTTTCCTAGGTCTCATCCTCACAGA TATCACCTTCACTTCGGACGGTAATCCTACCACCCGACCAAGCAACTCGGCGCCGGATCTGATGCTCATCAATTACGACAAGTTCGCCAAACTGGGAAAGATTGCGATAGAGTTTAGAAGGTATCAAGAG CCGTTCAATTTCCACGAGCTTGAAGCTGTACAAACGTTTTTGCATACTGTACTTACAGAGAGAGGGAGCGGTTCTATCGATGCTTTATACCGCAAGAGCT GCAGGGTTCCGAAAAATTACGTTCCAATGTCGAAAAACCAAATTGGTTAA